Below is a genomic region from Burkholderia pyrrocinia.
CGGAACAAGGCCAACACCTCGTCCAACGCCTCTTGCAACCGAACCATTTCCGGACGCTGTGCCAAGCTTCGCTCGACAATGAGATTCACCAACTTGCCGTAGGTCGACGCATCCTTCGCGTTGGTCTCGTCGCTAGCTTCTTGCACCGCCCGTACCAATATGGGGCGTGGCAGGATGGAGTTGGCGTTGCTTTTCCAATTTCCGCCGCCACCTGGGTTAGGCACCCAATTGGGCGCCCCGAAAGCCACGAGGTCAGGCCGTTGCCGTCGCACCGCCTCGCGCAGGGTCTCTCTCGCAGCGTTCGTAGGGCGAACTCCGCGATTTGGCAGCGCCGCAATGAGCGGCTGATATTCCTCTGGAAATGCATTCCAAGTCGCGTCAGCCTCTGGCCAGCCTTCAAATCGCTCCGCGCCGGAGAAGGAATACAGCGCCTCTTTCCACCCACCCGATTCGCCGTCCTCGCCGGGCTCGAACCAGTAGCGCTTCTTCAAGACCCAGCGGTCGCCGCTCATGCGACCACGAACTGCTACCTGAGTTGTCTCTTCGTCGCTGAGACCGTCGAAATGTCCAATGAGCTCGATCGCGTTCGCCACATCGGTCAGATGTCGCCGGAACAACGATGGGTCTTTAATAGCGCTGCCGCTCAGGAAAGCAGCAATGGCCGACAGGATGGTTGACTTGCCGGCGTTGTTTTCACCGATTAGCACCAGCAAGTCCTCCCACTCCAAGCTGGCATACTCGACGCACTTAAAATTTCTGACCTCGAAGCGACACAGGCGCATGCGATTTCTCCCCGATATCAAACTGTCTTGAACACTGACGCCTCAGTACAACAGCTTTATTTTCATCGTTCGATGACGTCGCAGTGTGACTAGTCATCGTCAATCTTACGTCAACAACCCAATAACCGCGACTGACTACAGTCGAACTCCGCAGTCGACTTATATGGTCGGCCCAAGATCACAATAGGATCAGCCTTGGATTCGATACAGCAACGCGCCGTCATCAATAGCCAACGACATACCGCGAGGTCCAGATCGGTGTATGGCGCGACGACATAAGCAAATGCAACTGCCGCGCAGCATCGCCTTACTCACGTCGACCGTCTCACCTCTCAGTCATTCAAGCACTCTCATCCTCGGCTCGAACTCCGACATCCGCATCCGGCACGACTAGGTTTTCCGCTCCATACTCACCGGCTTTCCCCTAGGCCATCAGCGCCAGTCGCTACTTCGCTTTCTCGGGGCCATGACACTCTTGCCGCATTGTAATCAGCCGGTTCCCTACCAACACCCCCGTCGACACAAAATCTCGATCAAGATGCACGGTCGGCAGGTTGCCGACTGCCGGACAACCGCCATCAGCGGTGTACTCCATAGCAAATAGCGTCTGGTTGAGGATTATTGCAGTAGCCCGTGCGCCTGCTATCGACTCCGGTGCAGCGACGATCACCGCCGCGATACCGAGTAAAGCCATCGGGGTAAACAGCTCGATAATGTCGCGCAAGTAGCGACCTTGCAGCGCCGGATCGCCTCGACGCCCGAAGCGCACTCTTCGCCACCAAATGAATACCCTGTTCGTCCTCTCCTTCGGGAGGAACTTGAACCAGGCTCGCACGGATCGCAACAAGAGCGACGGCAGGTTGATCAGAATAAGTATTGTGCCGCACACGGTAAGGAAAATTGCCGCGCAACGGACAAAGTTTAGAACTACATACCAGGACGACAGAAGACCAACGAAGCTCGGAAAGTACTTCGCATCTGCGTGGGTCAACAGTCGCGTCGTACGTATTGCTTGCGCAGTTCCGACTGCGACACATACCGCAGTCGACAGCGCATACAACGCTTTTCCGAGCATCTTTCCCCACGACCACTTCGCGATCCGGGCAAGTATCAGATGTGCGTGCCGAAGTGCCGCAATCGAGGTCACCACACCGATGCAGAACATCTCGTGTATGGAACCGAGCAAGGGCATCCAATGCAGGGTGGCCAGGATCAGACGAGCAATTATGTACATCATGACAGCGCCATACAGGACCGGGACATCGGGGGGAAGCTTACGCAGCGGCCGTAGCGCTTTCATGATGCGCATTGCACGCTTCAACATCATCCTGCGAAAAGGCGGCAGGAATCGCCGCCACTCCACGAACAGGTCCCACAACATAAAACTGAACAAGGCTGTGCCTACAAGCGTGACTCCCCAGCTATAGGTGACAATTCTCGTCGCCAACGCCAATCCGGAAAACGCGACTACAAGCCGAATCTCCGGGCGTCGCAGTACCCCGCGTACCGCATCAATCCAATGCTTCATACATCCCTCTATTATTTTGATGTTTATACAGGCCTCGCATGTATTGCGACATTCAAATCGCCGATCGCCAAATCGTGTCGATGCTGACTCGAGAAAGGCATCCCGTAGATCGATTGCGCAAACTAGGCCCGTTGTCTACAACGCAGACATGTGGTCGAGTGTGCCCCTCCTTTCACGGAACGCCGCGACCATCCGCGAGCGACAACGCGTCAGGCACCCGTTGGCAACGCACGGTCGATGAGTTCTTTGACGTGCTTGTCGTCTTGCTCAATCGAGAGTTTTCGCCCGCGTTCTTCGACGCTAGTCGCGATGCGATCCGATACCAAAGCAAGCAATCCCCCTGAGCAAAATCGACGTGTGCCAACTTCGGGGCCATCATCTCCTCGACCGCGGCAGCAGCCAGACATTGGCCAACGAGAATTTGAGTCGATTGCACCAACTCTGCATAGGCGATCACCTTGTTTTCAAATGACATGTTTGATCTCGTGATTCGATAATGAGGTTCAACATCGACGAGCACGTACGAGGATAGCCAATTATTCAAAGACAACATATCGAGACTGCGGACATCTTTTCTGAGAGACAACAAGACAACAACAACCTCCTACCGTCGCCAGCCCCCTCCCCGTACCGGCAATCGTCAAACCAACTGTACCGGTACCGTACCGCCAACCGTCGCTAAACTGATCTCCATCCCAGTCTCGAACCGAATGGAGAATCCGCGATGGAATTCCTCACCCTGAGCGCGCTGCCCGCCGGCATGCTGTTCGCGCTCGTCACGTCGATCACGCCCGGCCCGAACAACACGATGCTGCTCGCGTCCGGCGTCAATTTCGGCTTCCGCCGCACGATGCCGCACCTGTTCGGCATCAGCATCGGCGTCGCGATCCTGATGCTCTGCGTCGGCTTCGGCCTCGGCGAAGCGTTCAAGCGCCTGCCGCTGCTGTACACGATCCTCGAAGCCGCAAGCGTCGCGTACCTGCTGTACCTCGCGTGGCGCATCGGCACGTCGGGCGAAGTGAAGGCGAACGGCGGCAAGCCGCGGCCGATGACGTTCATCGAAGCCGCCGCATTCCAGTGGGTCAACCCGAAAGCCTGGATGATGGTGCTGACCGCCGCGACGACGGTGCGCCTGTCCGCCGACTACGGAATGAACGCCGCGTGGATGGCCGTCGTGTTCATCCTGATCGGCTTTCCGTGCATCTGCCTGTGGGCCGCGTTCGGCCTCGGCCTGCGCCGCTTCCTGTCGAACCAGCGCGCATTGCGCATCTTCAACGTGACGATGGCCGTGCTGCTGATCCTGTCGCTGTATCCGCTGATCGCGCACCTGCTGCCGCAGTGAGCGCTCACAGCGCGCCCGTTGAGATTCATGTGATGCAGGCGTACCCTTTCGGTACGGGCGCGCGCAGCCGCTTCGCGGTCGCGCCGCTGCTGCCGGGAGACAAGCCGATGAAGCCATTCCTGAGGACGGGCGAGCACATCGAGGGGATGCACTGGATCGCCGAGTATCACCCGCTCACGCACGACATCCTCGTGCTGCGCGACAACATCGAAGTCGGCACTTACTGCGCGCCGCCAACGCTGTTCGGCGACGAGGAAGAGATGGGCGCCGCGAACCTCGCCGATCATCGCAGCCGGGAGGCCGCGCTGCGCGCGTATCTGCGCAACTTCGTCAAGGAACACGACGCGGAGGAATAGCGGCACGAAGAGTGCCGCTCACAGTGGGCCGGCGCATCGCACCGGCCCACGCTTCGCTCAATGCCCGAGCGACTCGATCTTGCCCGCCGGCTGCGCGACGCCATGCGGCCGCGCCATCTGCTTGATCAGCAACGCGACGCACGCGAGCACGCCCGCGACGGCGATCGTCGCGAACACACCCGCGAACGTGAAGTGCCGGCGCGTCAGTTCGGCGACGAGGAACGACCCCGCGATCCCGCCGAAGCGGCCGACGCCGAGCATCCACGCGACACCCGTGCCGCGCCCCTCGGTCGGATAGAACGCGGCGGCAAGCGCCGGCATCGACGATTGCGCGGTGTTCATCAGCACGCCGGCCACGAACACGACCAGCACGAGCAACCCGACGTTGCCGGCCGCCTGCCCGATCGCATACACGCTCACCGCCGTCAGCGCATAGCACACGGCGATCACGCGGTTCGCGTTGAAGCGGTCCATCAGCACGCCGCACAGCACGGCGCCCACGCCGCCGAGCGGGAACAGCGCCGAGATCAGCGTCGCGCTCTTCGGCGTCAGGCCGGCATCCTTCAGCAGGATCGGCATCCAGTTGATCGACGCGTAGAAGATCACGAGGCCCATGAAGTACGCGATCCACAGCATCACGGAGCCGACGATGTACGAACGCGACAGCACGACGCCGAGCCCCTTGCTGCCCGTCTGCGGCGCGGATTCGGTCATTGCGAACGCGCCGGCATTCAGCGCGTCGCGCGAGATGCGTGCGAGCGTTGCGCGGATCTTGTCGACCGCCTGGCCGCTCGCGACCATGAAGCGCACCGATTCCGGCATCTTCAGCAGCAACAGCACGCCGAGCAGCAGCGGCGTCACGCCGCCGAGCATCAGCACGCTGCGCCAGCCGAAATGCGGAATCATCCACGCGGCCAGGAAACCACCGAATGCGGCACCGAGCGGGAAGCCGCAGAACATCAGGTTGATCACGGTCGCTCGGCGCTTGTCCGGGCAGAACTCGCCCATCATCGTGACCGCGTTCGGCATCGCCGCGCCGAGCCCGACACCGGTGATGAAGCGCAGGATCGTCAGGTGTCCGATGGTCGTCGAGAACGCGGACACGAAACACGCGACGCCGAACAGGAATACCGAGCCGAGCAGCAGCGAGCGGCGCCCGAGCCGGTCGGACAGCGGGCCCGACACGAGCGCGCCGCACGCGAGGCCGAACAGCGCGGCGCTCAGCACGGGTGCGAGATCGGGCTTGGTGAGGTTCCATTCGCCGAGCAGCGACGGCGCGATGAAGCCGATCGCGGCCGTATCGAAGCCGTCGAGCAGCACGATCACGAAACACATGAGGAACACGAGCCACTGAAAGCCGCCGAACGGCTGCTCGTTGATGAAGGTCTGGACATCGACCACGGGTGTGCGATTCATCGCGTGTCTCCTGTGTCGATCCAAGTTAGCGCTTTAGCGCTTACTTGGATCCCATGCTGCGCGGTCGACCGGAGTTGGCGCTTCAGCGCTTACTCCGGTCCCATGCAACGCTAATAGTTATGAGCAATACGGCATGGTTGCCGCGCCCTTCCTTTGTTCGCCCACCGGCCATCCGGTGTGCCGCGCGCCGATGCTCTGCCGGCGCGTTCATCGATCCCGTCGTCGATGGCCCCTTGCGACAGCGGGCCACGCGATCGGTTGCGGCCGCCCTCAGCCGGCCGCACCTGACTGGCCGTCTTACTCGGCCCCGTCCTGTTCCTTGAAGATCTTGTCTGCGAGATGGAACGCGGAATTCGCAGCCGGCACGCCGCAATAGATCGCGGTCTGCAGCAGCACTTCCTTGATCTCGTCGCGCGTCACGCCGTTGTTGCGCGCGGCGCGCAGATGCAGCGCCAGTTCCTCGCCACGGTTCAGCGCCACCATCATTGCGATGGTCAGCAGGCTGCGCGTATGGCGCGGCAGGCCGTCGCGCGTCCAGATCTCGCCCCATGCATAGCGCGTGATCAGGTTCTGGAATTCGTCGGTCACCTCGGTGCGGTTCTCGAGCGAACGGTCGACGTGCGCATCGCCGAGCACCGCGCGACGCACCTTCATCCCTGCTTCGTAACGTTCCTGGTCGTCCATTGCCGGTGCCTCACGCAGTCAGGAAATCGAGCAGCGCGCGGTTGAAGCCGCCGGTGCACTCGATGTTCGAAATATGCGCGGCATCGAATTCGATGTGAAGCGCGCCGGGAATCGCGGCCGCGAGCGCGCGACCCTGATCGGGCGGCGTCGACATGTCCTTCGCGCCGGTCACGACGAGCACCGGCAGCGCGATGCCTTTCACCTCTTCGCGCAGGTCGGCCGCGTTCAGCGCGTCGCAGTTCGCCGCATAGCCGTCCTTGTCGGTATGCACGAAGGTGTCGCGGATCGCGTCGAACAGGCGCGGCTCGCGTTCGACGAACGCATCGGTGAACCAGCGCGGCAGCACGGCGTCGGCAAGCGCGGCCATCCCTTCGGCGCGCGCCTTCTGCGCACGCGGCGCCCACACTTCCGGCGAACCGATCTTCGCGGCGGTGTTCGACAGCACCGCGCGAACGATGCGCGACGGGAAGCGCGCGGCCAGCGCGGCACCGGTCAGCCCGCCCATCGAGATCCCGCAGAAATGCGCGCGCGCGATGCCGACGTGGTCGAGCAGGCCGATCACGTCGCCGGCGAGCTGCTCGATCGTGTACGAACCGGCCGGCGCATCGGAATGGCCGTGGCCGCGCGTGTCGTAGCGCAGGATATTGAAGTGCTGCGTGAGCGGACGGATCTGCGGCGCCCACATCTGCAGGTCGGCGCCGAGCGAGTTCGAGAAGACGAGCCACGGCGCGTCGTCGCGCGCCGCACGGTCGATCCGGTAATGCAGTTTCACGCCGTTGACAGTGGCGAAAGGCATCAATGTTCTCCTGGTTGGGTCGTGCCCGCATGCAGCGCGAGCACGGCGTCGACATAGGCCTGCGCCTCGCCGACGTAATGTGCGGGATCGAGCAGCCGCGCGAGCGCGTCGCGCGACAGGTGAGCCGACACGGTCGCATCGGCGGCGAGCACGTCGAACAGCGGCGCGCCGGTGCGCACGGCTTCCTTCGACGCGTGCTCGACGACGTGGTGCGCATCGAGCCGGCCGATCCGGTCGCCGAGCGCGAGCATCACGGCTTCGCCGAGGATCAGCCCGTGCGTCAGGTCGAGGTTCGCGGCAAGGCGTTCGGTGTTGACGTCGAGGCCCGCGACGATCTGTGCGATCTGCGCGAGCGCGCCGCCCGTCAGACGCGCGAGGTCGGGCAGCGCATCCCATTCGGCCTGCCAGCCGCCGAGCGCGCGCTCGTGTTCCTGGACCATCCCCGCGAACACGGTCGCGACGAGGTTCGGCGCGCGGACGGCGGCGGTCAGCACGGCCGCACAGCCGACCGGGTTGCGCTTGTGCGGCATCGTCGACGAACCGCCCTTGCCGGCGGCGGCCGGTTCGCCGAGCTCGCCGACTTCGGTCTGCATCTGCAGCGACACGTCGCGCGCGATCTTGCCAAGCGTACCCGTCAGCATCCCGAAGCAAGACGCGGCTTCCGCGATGCGGTCGCGCTGCGTATGCCACGGCACAGCCGGCACGGCGAGCTTCAGGTCGGCCGCGAGCGCGGCCGTGACGCCACGCGCGTGCTCGCGCAGGCTCGCGAGCGTGCCGGCCGCGCCGCCGAACTGCAGCACCAGCGCGCGCTCGCGCAATTCGGCGAAGCGCGCGCGATGGCGCAGCAGCGCATCGAGCCATTGGGCGAATTTCAGGCCGAGCGTGATCGGCAGCGCCTGCTGCAGCCAGGTGCGGCCGATCATCGGCGTCGCACGGTGCGTGCGCGCGAGCGCCGCGAGCGATGCACACGCTTCGTCGAGCAGCGGCTCGAGCACGTCGAGCGTGTCGCGCAGCTGAAGGACGGTCGCGGTATCGATGATGTCCTGGCTCGTCGCGCCCCAGTGCACGAACTTCGCGGCCTCGGGGTCGTCGGCCTTCACTTGCGCGGTGAGCTGCTTGACGAGCGGAATCGCGAGATTGCCGCCGAGCGCCGCGCCGTGCGCGAGCGCGTCGGCATCGAGCCGGCTTGCGTCGCACGCGCGTTCGATCGGCGCGACCGCGGCGGCGGGAATCACCTGCTGCGCGGCGAGCGCGCGCGCGAGCGCGGCCTCGACGTCGAGCATCCGCTGGATCGTCGCGCGCGGCGACCAGATCCGGTTGAGCGGCTCGGTGCCGCAGATGAGGGAGGTCAGGCGGGCGCTGTCTTCGAGCATGGCATCAGATTGGGGAAACGGCGTGCGCCTATTGTCCACCCAAGCGTGCCGGCGTGCGCTCGACCGCGCGCGCCGGCACGCCTGCGGTTCAGGCGGCGGCCTTTTGCGTCGCGTCGATCAGCGGCACGCCGGTCAGCTTCTGCAACTCGTCGAACGACAGGTCGGTGAAGATCTCGCTCACCGCGAGACCATCGGCCGTCACGTCGAGCACGGCGAGATCCGTATAGATGCGGCTCACGCATTGCACGCCGGTGACCGGATACGAGCACTGCGCGACGATCTTGCTCTCGCCCTGCTTCGTCAGGTGCTCCATCATCACGAACACCTGCTTCGCGCCGATCGCGAGGTCCATCGCGCCGCCGACGGCCGGAATCGCATCGGGCGCGCCCGTATGCCAGTTCGCGAGATCGCCGTTCGCGGACACCTGGAACGCGCCGAGCACGCAGTAGTCGAGGTGGCCGCCGCGCATCATCGCGAACGAATCGGCATGGTGGAAATACGCGCCGCCGGTGAGCAGCGTCACGTGCTGCTTGCCGGCGTTGATCAGTTCGTCGTCTTCTGCGCCGGGTGCGGGCGCGGGGCCCATGCCGAGCAGGCCGTTCTCGCTGTGCAGGAAGATTTCCTTGCTCGGGTCGAGGTGGTTCGCCACCAGCGTCGGCACGCCGATGCCGAGGTTCACGTATGCGCCTTCGGGGATGTCCTGGGCGACGCGCTTGGCCATTTCATCGCGGGTCAGTCGTTTCATCTGGATATCTCCCTCAAGCGGCTTGCGATGCAGCGTGTTCGGCGGCCAGCTCGGCCGCATGAGCGGCCTGCGGCACCTCGACGATGCGCTGAACGAAAATGCCCGGCGTCACGATGTGTTCCGGGTTCAGCGCGCCGAGCGGCACGACTTCCGACACCTGCACGATCGCGACCTTCGCCGCGCTGGCCATGATCGGCCCGAAGTTGCGCGCGGTCTTGCGATACACGAGATTGCCCCAGCGATCGCCCTTGTACGCCTTCACGAATGCGAAATCGGCGTGGATCGGCGTCTCGAACACATACTGCTTGCCGTCGATCACGCGCGTTTCCTTGCCTTCCGCGAGCTTGGTGCCAAAGCCCGTCGGCGTGAAGAAACCGCCGATGCCGGCGCCCGCCGCGCGGATGCGCTCCGCGAGGTTGCCCTGCGGCACGAGTTCCAGCTCGATCTCGCCCGCGCGGTACAGCCCGTCGAACACCTGCGAGTCGCTCTGGCGCGGGAACGAGCAGATGATCTTGCGCACCTGTTTCGCCTTGAGCAGCGCCGCCAGGCCGGTCTCGCCGTTGCCCGCGTTGTTGTTGACGATCGTCAGGTCGCGCGCGCCCTGTTCGATCAGCGCGTCGATCAGCTCGGACGGCATGCCGGCCGTGCCGAAGCCGCCGATCATGATTGTCGCGCCATCGTGGACGTCGGCAACCGCCGACTGAAGCGATTCGAAAATCTTGTTGACCATGTCTCTTCCTGATACGAACCCGCGGCACGATGCGCGGCCTGTCGAGGGGACACGCGCGTGCCGCGTGCCGCGCCGGGGCCGATCTCGATCCCGGCATTTGTTCGCTATTCGAACCTAGATTCGATTAGCGAACGATGGGCCGATCATAGAGTCGCGCACAGCGCGTTGTCAAGGCGGGTTGCCTCGGGGGTCGCTGCGTCGTCGAACGGCAGCCCGACGTAGTTTTCGGCGAGCGACTGCGCGGCGGCCCGCGAGCGCGTCACGTATTTCAGCTCGGCAAACTTCAGGCGATTGACGAACGGCGAATCCTCCGGCGACGAGTGCAGCATGTTCGTCATGAAGTACGAGAAGTGCTCGGCGCGCCACACGCGTTCGAGGCAGGTCGCCGAATACGTGTCGAGCGGCGTCGTGTCGCCCGTCCGGTAGCGCGCGCCGAGCGCGCGGGACAGCGCGCGGACGTCGGCGACCGCGAGGTTCATCCCCTTCGCGCCGGTCGGCGGCACGATGTGCGCGGCGTCGCCGGCGAGGAACAGCCGGCCGTGCTGCATCGTCTCCGACACGAAGCTGCGCATCGGCGTCACGCTCTTCTGCGTGATCCGGCCCTCGGTCGGCGTCCAGCCCGTGTCGTTCGAGAAGCGCGTGTGCAGTTCGTCCCAGATCCGCGCATCGGACCATTCGGCGAGGTCTTCGTCGGGCTTGCACTGCAGGTACAGGCGCGTGACCGTCGGCGAACGCATCGAGAACAGCGCGAAGCCGTTGTCGTGATGCGCATAGACGAGTTCGTCGAGCGACGGCGCCGCGTCGGCGAGGATGCCGAGCCACGCGAACGGGTAGACGCGCTCGAACGTGTTCAGCCGCTCGGCCGGGATCGTCTGGCGCGCGATGCCGTGGAAGCCGTCGCAGCCGGCGATGTAGTCGCAGTCGATACGGTCCGCGCGGCCGTCCGCGTGCTTGAACGTGACGAACGGGTGCTCGCCTTCGACGTCGTGCAGCGCGACGTCGCTGACTTCGAAATGCATCTGGTGGCCATGCTCGACGCCCGCCGCGATCAGGTCGCGCACGACTTCATGCTGGCTGTAGACGGTGATCGCGCGCCCGCCGGTCAGCTCGGACAGGTCGATGCGGTGGCGCTGCCCGGAGAACAGCAGCTCGATGCCGTGATGCTCGAGCCCTTCGCGGCGCATCCGGTCGCCGAGGCCGGCGTCGTTCAGCGTATCGACCGTGCCCTGCTCCAGCACGCCGGCGCGGATGCGGTTCTCGCAGTATTCGCGCGAACGCGCTTCGACGAGGATGGAATCGACGCCTTGCAGGCGCAGCAGGTGGGAAAGCAGAAGGCCGGACGGACCGGCGCCGATGATCGCGACTTGGGTGCGCATAGTTTGTCTCCTTGTCGACCGGAGTTAGCGCTTCAGCGCTTACTCCGGTCCCATGCAAAGCTGAACATTGGTTCGAGTAATGGAATACATTTGAGCGCTTTCCCGACTATGCGGCAACGCGATTCAGGAGATATGTTGTATACGTTTTGAAGATATTGGCCCGGTGATGGATACGCTCGATCTGAACCTCATTCCCTACCTCGTCGCGCTCGACGACACGCGCAACGTCAGCCGCGCGGGCGACCTGCTCGGCGTGAGCCAGCCGCGCGTGAGCACGGCGCTCGGCCGGCTGCGCGAGTATTTCGGCGATCCGCTGTTCGTGCGCACGTCGCGCGGGATGGAGCCGACGCCGCGCGCCCTCGCGCTGCTGCCGGCCGCACGCGACGCACTCGCGCAGATCGAGCGCGGCCTCGTCGCGCCGCACGACTTCGATCCGGCCGCGAGCACGCACACGTTCTCGATCGCGCTGTCGGACGTCGGCGAGATCGTGTTCCTGCCGAAGCTGCTGCAGGCGTTCGCGACGCGCGCACCGCACGCGAACCTGCGTTCGGTGTCGCTCGCGCACGATGAAGTCGGACGCGGCCTCGAAGCCGGCTCGATCGATCTCGCGGTCGGCTACTTCCCCGATCTCGACGGCAACAACTTCTTCCAGCAGCGGTTGTTCACGCACCGGTTCGTCTGCCTGATGCGGCGCGGCCATCCGCTCGAACAGGCGCCGCCCTTTACGGTCGAGCAGTTCCTCGCATGCGGGCACGCGGTGGTGCGTGCCGAAGGGCGCAGCCAGGAAGTGCTCGAGAAGTACCTGGCGAAGCAGCGCATGCAACGCCGCGCGGTGCTCGAGACGCCGCACTTCATGAGCCTGCCGTTCATCCTGAGCCGCACCGACCTGATCGCGACAGTGCCGCATGCGATCGGCTATGCGTATGCGGCCGAGCACGCGTTCATCGTGCCCGTCGAGCCGCCGCTCGCGCTGCCGCGCTTCGACCTGAAGCAGCACTGGCATCGCAAGTATCACAACGATCCGCGCACCGCGTGGCTGCGCGGCGTGGTCGCATCGCTGTTCAACGACGAGCAGGACGAATGGCCGAAGTGAGCGCCGGGCCACGCACACGACCCGCGAAAGCATGAAACAATGGCCGGATTCCGGCCGCCTCGGGCGGCCGCATTCGATGGAGCCTGTACATGGGTAAAAAATCCGCGCGGCCCGAGCCGGCCGCATCCCGACCGAGCCGTAAAGAAGCAGAAGACGCCGTCCGCGTGCTGTTGCGCTGGGCCGGCGACGATCCCGCACGCGAAGGCCTGGTCGACACGCCCGCACGGGTGGTGCGCGCGTACGAACAGTTCTTCGCCGGTTATGCGGTGGAGCCGCGCGACATCCTCGCGCGCACGTTCAGCGAAGTCGACGGCTACGACGAGATGATCGTGCTGAAGGACATCCGCTTCGAGAGCTACTGCGAGCACCACATGGTGCCGATCATCGGCCGCGCGCACGTCGCGTATCTGCCGAACCATCGCGTCGTCGGCATCTCGAAGCTCGCGCGCCTCGTCGACGCGTTCGCGAAGCGCCTGCAGATCCAGGAAAAGATGACCGTGCAGATCGCCGATACGCTGTTCGACGTGCTGCAGCCGAAGGGCGTCGGCGTGATCCTCGAAGCCGCGCACCAGTGCATCTCGACGCGCGGCGTGCACAAGCCGGGCGTCGAGATGGTCACGTCGCGCATGCTCGGCTCGTTCCGCACCGATCCGTCGACGCGTCGCGAATTCCTGTCGATCGTCGCCAATCCTTCTTCAGTCAACCTGACGAATACGTAATGGAGTCGACGAAGCAAACGGCGCACGCGCCCGTCGTGCTCGTGACCGGCGCCGCGCGCCGGGCCGGACGCGCGTTCGCCGAGTATTTCGCCGCGCACGGCTATCGCACTGCGGTGCACTACGACCGTTCGGCCGATGCCGCACAGGCAGCGGCCCGCGCGATCGCCGAACGCGGGCACGATTCGATCGCGCTGCAGGCCGACCTGTCGGATGCCGCGCAGATCACCGCGTTGATCGACCAGGTGTATGCGCGCTTCGGGCGC
It encodes:
- the folE gene encoding GTP cyclohydrolase I FolE, with protein sequence MGKKSARPEPAASRPSRKEAEDAVRVLLRWAGDDPAREGLVDTPARVVRAYEQFFAGYAVEPRDILARTFSEVDGYDEMIVLKDIRFESYCEHHMVPIIGRAHVAYLPNHRVVGISKLARLVDAFAKRLQIQEKMTVQIADTLFDVLQPKGVGVILEAAHQCISTRGVHKPGVEMVTSRMLGSFRTDPSTRREFLSIVANPSSVNLTNT
- a CDS encoding LysR family transcriptional regulator, giving the protein MDTLDLNLIPYLVALDDTRNVSRAGDLLGVSQPRVSTALGRLREYFGDPLFVRTSRGMEPTPRALALLPAARDALAQIERGLVAPHDFDPAASTHTFSIALSDVGEIVFLPKLLQAFATRAPHANLRSVSLAHDEVGRGLEAGSIDLAVGYFPDLDGNNFFQQRLFTHRFVCLMRRGHPLEQAPPFTVEQFLACGHAVVRAEGRSQEVLEKYLAKQRMQRRAVLETPHFMSLPFILSRTDLIATVPHAIGYAYAAEHAFIVPVEPPLALPRFDLKQHWHRKYHNDPRTAWLRGVVASLFNDEQDEWPK